From a region of the Methanobacterium formicicum DSM 3637 genome:
- the tpiA gene encoding triose-phosphate isomerase — protein sequence MKITQTPLVILNFKTYLESTGEKALQLARALEQVAEETGVNMVAAPQGADLWRLSQEVKIPVLAQHIDPVDAGGHTGSMLIECAKEAGASGTLINHSEQRMQLADIDTVISKVTAADMISVVCTNNVETSAAAAALKPDFVAIEPPELIGSGIPVSQAEPEIVEGSVAAIKDINPNVRVLCGAGISTGDDMKAALELGSEGVLLASGIILASDPKQALLDLVSKI from the coding sequence ATGAAAATAACACAAACCCCTCTGGTAATTTTGAATTTTAAAACTTACTTAGAGTCTACTGGAGAAAAAGCCCTGCAATTAGCCAGAGCTTTGGAACAAGTAGCTGAAGAAACTGGAGTTAACATGGTAGCGGCACCTCAAGGAGCCGACCTCTGGAGATTATCACAGGAAGTAAAAATACCGGTTCTAGCTCAACACATTGACCCGGTGGATGCCGGCGGACACACTGGTAGTATGTTAATTGAATGTGCGAAGGAAGCAGGAGCATCAGGCACACTTATCAACCATTCTGAGCAGAGAATGCAACTGGCTGATATTGATACAGTCATCAGCAAAGTCACTGCAGCTGACATGATCAGTGTAGTGTGTACCAACAATGTGGAGACCAGTGCAGCCGCAGCCGCCTTGAAACCTGATTTTGTAGCAATAGAACCACCAGAACTCATTGGATCAGGGATACCTGTATCACAGGCCGAACCTGAAATAGTGGAGGGAAGTGTGGCAGCAATCAAAGATATCAATCCCAATGTAAGAGTCCTGTGTGGTGCAGGTATCTCTACTGGAGATGATATGAAAGCAGCCCTGGAACTGGGAAGTGAGGGAGTGCTCCTGGCATCAGGAATTATATTGGCTTCTGACCCCAAACAGGCCCTTCTGGATCTGGTAAGTAAGATCTAA
- a CDS encoding peptidoglycan-binding protein, with amino-acid sequence MGHGGGIIKRVKRNSTYAVLCMLCMVVAVVPISGAVGDQDNSANGVNPASGLQVGVTGAEVNEAQSVIVNNKPFGENSSKILGNNTTTNGSLKLGATGDKVKELQQWLTDYGYYAGNIDGVFGNDTEKAVKDFQEESGLIVDGVVGNDTKNAMANWDKYLAQVQAAAGESTSDTSYSSSKSTSKKTYATAVRSYTKSYSYSKGYSGDCWDVSNAMYSQLTASGTRARIVQYANSYSSNHRSVEVWNGNSWVDADYSGQAWVGQPTAHDSSATVIAGG; translated from the coding sequence ATGGGGCACGGAGGCGGTATAATTAAGCGAGTGAAGCGAAACTCTACCTACGCAGTATTATGTATGTTATGTATGGTTGTTGCGGTGGTCCCGATTTCGGGTGCTGTGGGTGACCAGGATAATAGTGCGAATGGTGTGAATCCTGCCAGTGGTTTGCAGGTTGGTGTTACAGGTGCTGAGGTTAATGAGGCTCAGTCTGTGATTGTTAATAACAAGCCGTTTGGTGAGAATTCAAGTAAGATTTTAGGAAATAACACTACTACTAATGGTTCATTGAAGCTTGGAGCTACCGGTGATAAAGTTAAAGAACTACAGCAGTGGTTGACTGATTACGGTTACTACGCTGGTAATATTGATGGTGTTTTTGGTAATGACACTGAAAAAGCTGTTAAAGATTTCCAGGAAGAATCCGGTTTAATTGTTGACGGTGTTGTGGGTAATGATACTAAAAATGCCATGGCGAACTGGGATAAGTATTTAGCTCAGGTGCAGGCAGCAGCCGGTGAAAGTACCAGTGACACTAGTTACAGTTCAAGTAAATCAACATCCAAGAAAACCTATGCAACTGCAGTTCGAAGCTACACTAAATCCTACAGTTACAGTAAGGGTTACAGTGGTGATTGCTGGGATGTCAGTAATGCTATGTACAGTCAGTTAACAGCATCCGGTACAAGAGCACGAATTGTTCAGTATGCAAACAGCTACTCTTCCAATCATCGTTCTGTTGAGGTTTGGAATGGTAATAGCTGGGTTGATGCTGACTACTCTGGTCAGGCATGGGTAGGACAACCAACTGCTCACGACAGCTCAGCAACTGTGATTGCAGGCGGATAA